The Clostridia bacterium genome contains the following window.
CCGTGCGCTCGCCTCTTCAGGTCTGGGTGCTCGGGTCTTCCCATTTCCGCGTAACTAATGCTATTCTCTTCACGAGGAGGTGCAGTTTTGATCGATATCCACTGCCACGTTATTCCCGGGATCGACGACGGCGCGTACGACATGGGCGAGGCCATGGAGATGCTCCGTGAGGCGAATGAAGCCGGGTTTGCAGAGATCATTGCGACGCCCCATACCTCATCCTCCAAACGCGACCCCCGCACTCAATCGATCAAAGCGAGGCTCGCCGAGTTGCTTGCCCGCGCATCGGAGGATCAGACGGCATCACGGGTACGCGTCACAGCCGGCGCTGAGATCATGCTCGACCCGGACACCCTGCCTCTGCTTGAGGCGGGCGAGCTTCCCACATGGGGCGCTGGCCGCAAGCATGTGCTCGTGGAGTTTCCGATGATCGCTATCCCGCCCTATGCCGAGGGCTGCATCTTCGGCCTCTCAGCCCAGGGCTACACACCGGTGCTTGCACATCCTGAGAGGAATCATGAACTATCACAGAAACTCGACGTCATACTCCGGTTCATCCAGATGGGTGCGGCAATGCAGATAGATGCGGGAAGCCTGGCAGGTGCGTACGGGCCCATAGCCAGGGAATCTGCGATGATGGTCGTGAGGCACAGAATGTGCCATTTCATCGCAAGCGACGCTCATCATCCAGGCAACATAAGCCGAGTGATGAATCGTGCGCAGTCGGAGGTATCGAAGATCCTGGAAGCAGAGGATACCGAGGCCCTTTTCGGTGGGAATGCCCGCTCGGTGATGGCTGGGGAGCGCGTATCATACCCGGCGCCCATACCAGCATCTGAGCGAGAGACCAGGCGCACCCGTGGGCGAGGCCTCTTCAGTTTCGGCCGCAGGTAAGTCCGGGCCATCCGCCGGTCGGCACACCTACAGCCCATCTTCAGCACCCTTGGGCGTTCAATAAGAGCCCGAGTGCAATCGGCCACATACACCACATCATTTGGGTTGCCTGTGAACTGCGCCACATTATGTCATGATTTCACCTTCTCACGCTC
Protein-coding sequences here:
- a CDS encoding CpsB/CapC family capsule biosynthesis tyrosine phosphatase; this translates as MIDIHCHVIPGIDDGAYDMGEAMEMLREANEAGFAEIIATPHTSSSKRDPRTQSIKARLAELLARASEDQTASRVRVTAGAEIMLDPDTLPLLEAGELPTWGAGRKHVLVEFPMIAIPPYAEGCIFGLSAQGYTPVLAHPERNHELSQKLDVILRFIQMGAAMQIDAGSLAGAYGPIARESAMMVVRHRMCHFIASDAHHPGNISRVMNRAQSEVSKILEAEDTEALFGGNARSVMAGERVSYPAPIPASERETRRTRGRGLFSFGRR